Proteins from one Pochonia chlamydosporia 170 chromosome Unknown PCv3seq00021, whole genome shotgun sequence genomic window:
- a CDS encoding restless-like transposase (similar to Metarhizium robertsii ARSEF 23 XP_007816583.1) — protein sequence MSASEFLESSPISIDDVPIDFELPVPSTPASSAESSLTPFSPPPTTLPTPDKYDTRLWGHFPGWVWSERSKDNYSWAWEYGYDIQHDDERRWVCKPCIQKNDPRPKNFVAIGLQNALNHLYKDHGISAPDNKTKSGLQKKAEEKPGSKRPRSIVDIWKLDPLRPREQAIANSMIRGFNRNHFQRLLIEWIVDTNQPFSVVEHERLRDIFEYLNPAVKITNANISDTTVRALINSEFKKHKARVIEALRKSPGLIHVSFDGWRARNRHSLYGIVCFFRDENSKPHKVALGVPEVRRHSGNNIATEVLYTIEAFGIEENIGYFTLDNAENNDTALEAIGKKLGFNGARRRGRCFGHIVNLSAKALLFGKDTDAFEEQLSGAEALSEAEYELWRQKGPVGKLHNFVVDINRSDRLTYLLKELQEYDISISDDPKIRSKSPVSVVLDNDTRWLSQLYMIRRALRLRRYFELLVAKFRIQWEEENTSKRTGQLKKSAVRPRILRDENQLTANDWSVLQHFATILGYYEDAVKTLEGDGLIRKRKRGYTGSYGNVWDVINGFEFLLGKLEKYKAMAKDFPDPEQFRIGINMAWEKLDKYYTILDTTPIYYTALALHPAYRWGWFEQAWVHKPDWIRSAKRIVQEVWDESYRDFHIVVASNDEPVAKRQKQYYNAFEEHCEQSRIDSIQTEPLLDDDTIGDEYERWQSSHESTDKTVRDPIAYWHEKRLQYPRLSRMALDFVTIQSMSAECERMFSAAGQMVVPQRCNLQAQTVGMCQVLRSWFRAGIINDLDPLFLSIIEEKKELEGIHLNDDEFRRRELSWLAAAAKTAGH from the coding sequence atgagcgcttcggaattcctagaatcgtccccaatttctatcgatgatgtcccaattgacttcgaactcccagtgccttccacgcctgcttcttctgccgagagctcattgacgccgttctccccgccgccgacgacattgcccactcctgataagtacgatacgcgtctttggggacattttccgggttgggtatggtcagaaagaagcaaagacaactactcatgggcttgggaatatggatacgacatacaacatgacgacgagcgcagatgggtctgcaagccgtgtattcagaagaacgaccccagacctaagaatttcgttgctattggccttcagaatgcgctgaatcacttatacaaggatcacggaatatctgcaccagataacaagacaaagtccggcttgcaaaagaaagccgaggagaagccagggagcaagaggccaagatcgattgtggatatatggaagctcgaccctttaagacctcgagaacaggcgattgccaactctatgatacgcggatttaatcgaaatcactttcaacgtctcctgatcgagtggatagtcgacacgaatcagccctttagtgttgttgaacatgagagactccgggatatcttcgaataccttaaccctgcagtcaagatcacgaacgccaacatctctgataccacagttcgcgcgctcatcaactccgaatttaaaaagcacaaggcgcgcgtcattgaagccctgcgaaagagccccggcttaatacacgtcagctttgacggatggagggcgcggaatcgacactcgttatacggtatcgtgtgcttcttcagggacgagaatagcaagccccacaaggtcgctctgggggtccccgaagtccgcagacattcggggaacaacattgcaacagaagtcctttataccatcgaggcttttggcatcgaggagaatattgggtattttacccttgacaatgccgagaacaacgacacagcacttgaggctattggcaaaaagctcggcttcaatggcgctcgaaggcgaggccgctgcttcggccatatagtcaatctgtctgcgaaggcactactgttcgggaaggatacagacgcgttcgaagaacaactttctggtgcagaagcgctgtctgaagccgaatacgaactttggcgacagaaagggccggttgggaagctccataatttcgtcgtaGATATTAatcgatcggacagactgacatacctattgaaagaacttcaagagtacgacatatccatatcggacgatccgaaaatacggtcaaaaagccccgtctcggtagtgctagataacgatacgcgctggctttcccagctctatatgatccgccgcgccttgagacttcgaaggtacttcgaactgctagtcgcgaagttccgaatccaatgggaggaggagaatacatcaaaaagaactggccagttgaaaaagtcggctgtccggcctcgaatccttagagacgagaaccaacttacggccaacgattggtctgtacttcaacacttcgcgacgatccttggatactatgaagatgcagtcaagactctagaaggcgacggtttaatcaggaaacgcaagaggggttatactggttcatatgggaacgtttgggatgtgatcaatgggtttgaattcctgcttggcaagctcgaaaaatataaggcgatggcaaaagattttcctgaccccgaacagttcaggatcggcataaatatggcctgggagaaattagacaagtattacactattctcgacacaacaccgatatattataccgccctcgcactccacccggcatacagatggggatggttcgagcaggcctgggtacataagcccgactggatcagatctgcaaaaaggatagttcaagaagtgtgggacgagtcctatcgagatttccatattgtggtggcctcaaatgacgagcctgttgcaaaacgacagaagcaatactacaatgccttcgaagagcattgcgaacagtcccgtatcgactccatacagacagagcctctactggacgacgacacgattggcgacgaatacgaacgatggcaatcgagccatgagagcactgacaagactgtgcgagatccgatagcgtattggcatgagaagcgcctgcaataccctcgtctctcccgaatggccctcgactttgtcacaatacaatcaatgtctgcagaatgtgagaggatgttctcggcagcagggcagatggttgttccccaacggtgcaatcttcaggcgcaaacagttgggatgtgtcaggtattgaggtcgtggtttcgggcaggcattatcaacgacctagatccgttatttctctcgatcatagaggagaagaaagagctcgagggcatccatcttaatgatgatgagttcagaagacgggagctatcgtggctcgctgccgcggcgaaaacagctggccattga
- a CDS encoding reverse transcriptase (similar to Metarhizium robertsii ARSEF 23 XP_011411747.1) yields MKEIFLVCNAAYSMQRVIESLRASAAETITEMEDLQTRLENTLITKSDGDAMITHLMAENEAYLKVIQSRGVSHRTPEHPDPEPFTGEDPSLLQNFLQQLDLKLEMNKDWWTSERQRMGYVVSCLKGKAHDQIRYNIKDGVVLFDNVDAIKEVLKSVFGDIDAQATAQRKIFDMKQGHRPLTTFLPEWYAVAKLTGWDSPALISHLRRGLHENITWRQ; encoded by the coding sequence ATGAAAGAGATCTTCCTCGTATGCAACGCCGCATACAGCATGCAAAGAGTGATCGAATCCCTACGCGCCTCGGCCGCAGAAACGATTACGGAAATGGAGGACCTTCAAACCCGACTGGAAAACACTCTCATCACCAAGAGCGACGGAGACGCAATGATCACCCACCTGATGGCAGAAAATGAAGCATACCTAAAAGTCATCCAATCACGAGGGGTTTCACACCGCACACCGGAACATCCCGATCCTGAACCATTCACTGGCGAAGACCCCTCTCTCCTGCAAAATttcctccaacaacttgacTTAAAGCTCGAAATGAACAAAGATTGGTGGACTTCAGAGCGCCAACGTATGGGATATGTAGTCTCATGTCTCAAAGGTAAAGCTCATGACCAGATCCGGTACAACATTAAAGATGGGGTAGTCCTATTTGATAACGTCGACGCAATAAAAGAAGTCCTTAAATCAGTCTTTGGAGACATTGACGCCCAAGCCACGGCCCAACGCAAAATCTTCGACATGAAACAAGGCCATAGACCTCTCACGACATTTCTCCCCGAATGGTACGCTGTCGCCAAACTCACCGGCTGGGATAGCCCGGCCCTCATTTCCCACCTCCGACGCGGTCTTCACGAAAACATCACTTGGAGACAGTGA
- a CDS encoding transposase-like protein (similar to Beauveria bassiana ARSEF 2860 XP_008599528.1) → MLRRRARPTIVASRGSNSIFYYAEDAVLDYAPSFYNAASRFPLIANIATIAGGVVLLEPWLVIGPFFYKVTAVRDSAAACQADAVTGRECLRFLVSGSACADMSDYIASDDLTSLVSSPCTPHTNPTSLGEFRCGSECSQDVNVDDSRLVPEGAYTGINWDRLAGYIQPGQKMEKRGWFWDYGYDVQKGTDIKARFWLCRACHTAHPSRTVIFVSRGVDNIKNHMLKHHQLDKDGRPAKRQKQEFDILQLDARNGRDQKIMNYFNSTFNPEYWKKLLIRWVVRDQIPLRKLESEHFQALCRYANKLTTSTHCIPHHTTLRKMIIAEYSKYKGVVTELLRAAQSKIHMSFDLWTSRKLKSGTVVHFVGDDNQFYTFLLALPEQATSHAGVEIAETIKSILTEFGIEEAQIGYFVADNASENDTCLENLAFEYNFNKEWRRLRCMGHVINLVARILLFGKDPNGFAEDLEDAADDRVKHMEQWRRAGPVGKLHNVMVWIGESPERLRQFYNHQRSEYIATGDPNADTKPVYDPVVANGTRWNSNKAEMERGVQLRNAIDSIVGVEVSKWNQYWGRITRNGVCEPPGKHRKKPHIVDDALDSDDWHVITTYLEMLTPLEQATLRLEGRPGTPAGGDIWEILPVFEWLLHHFEELKVRYANHPNPHFRHNVNLAWMKLDKYYALTDNSPVYVAGVVFHPRMKWGFIEKHWSDKPDWRDRAKVAVRNLWEAEYKNIPLPTPSEPPPTEHKVAYTSGLNDFLNDLIGPPAPASDVDDEYEEYCNRKDPEDLNCNDPFKYWLTKRAIWPRLSRMALDIISIPCMSDEPERIFSLAGLLTPSMRARLGSDFIGASLCLADWDKRGVVNILG, encoded by the exons ATGCTGAGGCGCAGGGCCAGACCA ACTATTGTCGCGTCacgcggttccaattcaattttttactacgctgaagatgcagttcttgattaTGCTCCCTCTTTTTACAATGCTGCTTCCAG GTTTCCATTGATTGCAAACATTGCAActattgctggtggtgttgtcctCCTTGAGCCGTGGCTTGTGATTGGCCCTTTTTTTTACAAAGTCACCGCAGTGCGGGACT cagcagctgcctgccaggcagATGCTGTCACCGGCCGCGAATGTCTCAGGTTTCTTGTCAGTGGAAGTGCATGCG CAGACATGTCAGATTATATTGCTTCCGACGATCTAACCTCTCTCGTTTCATCCCCATGTACCCCTCATACGAACCCTACCTCCTTGGGAGAATTCCGATGCGGCTCAGAGTGCAGTCAAgatgtcaatgttgacgaTTCACGGCTTGTGCCAGAAGGCGCATACACTGGCATCAACTGGGACCGGTTGGCAGGTTATATTCAACCTGGCCAGAAAATGGAAAAACGTGGCTGGTTTTGGGATTATGGCTATGATGTCCAGAAAGGCACTGATATAAAGGCTCGCTTCTGGCTTTGCCGGGCTTGCCATACAGCCCATCCCTCCAGGACGGTTATTTTCGTGTCTAGAGGCGTTGATAACATCAAGAACCACATGTTGAAACATCACCAACTAGACAAAGACGGCCGGCCGGCCAAGCGCCAGAAACAGGAGTTTGAcattctccaacttgacgCGCGTAACGGCCGAGATCAGAAAATCATGAATTATTTTAACTCAACTTTCAATCCTGAATACTGGAAAAAGCTTCTTATCCGTTGGGTAGTGCGCGACCAGATCCCTCTCAGGAAGCTCGAAAGCGAGCACTTTCAAGCCCTCTGCCGCTACGCTAATAAGCTAACAACTTCCACCCATTGTATTCCTCATCACACAACGCTGCGAAAGATGATTATTGCTGAGTACAGCAAGTACAAGGGGGTTGTGACAGAATTGCTGAGGGCCGCCCAGTCCAAAATTCATATGTCTTTTGACCTGTGGACAAGTAGGAAGTTGAAGT CAGGCACTGTCGTTCACTttgttggcgatgacaaCCAATTTTACACcttccttcttgccctcccTGAGCAAGCCACCAGTCACGCTGGCGTCGAGATCGCGGAGACAATTAAGTCGATTCTCACGGAGTTCGGGATCGAGGAAGCCCAAATTGGATACTTCGTAGCGGACAATGCCAGCGAAAACGACACCTGTTTAGAAAACCTTGCTTTCGAATACAACTTCAATAAGGAATGGCGTCGCCTACGTTGCATGGGCCATGTTATTAACCTCGTCGCGCGGATACTTCTTTTTGGAAAGGACCCAAATGGCTTTGCAGAGGATCTCGAAGACGCTGCTGATGACAGAGTGAAGCATATGGAACAGTGGCGCAGGGCTGGCCCAGTcgggaagctccataatgTCATGGTGTGGATTGGAGAGTCTCCAGAACGGCTAAGGCAGTTCTACAACCATCAAAGGTCTGAATACATCGCCACAGGTGATCCAAATGCAGACACGAAGCCCGTCTACGACCCAGTAGTCGCGAATGGCACCCGCTGGAACTCTAACAAAGCTGAAATGGAGCGCGGTGTTCAGCTTCGAAACGCCATTGATTCAATAGTCGGTGTTGAAGTCTCCAAATGGAACCAATATTGGGGTAGAATTACTCGGAACGGGGTGTGCGAGCCTCCCGGAAAGCACCGAAAGAAACCTCACATCGTTGATGATGCCTTAGATAGTGACGATTGGCATGTCATCACCACCTACCTAGAAATGCTCACGCCGCTTGAACAGGCAACTCTGCGACTAGAAGGCCGCCCAGGCACTCCGGCAGGAGGCGATATTTGGGAGATACTGCCTGTTTTTGAATGGCTCCTCCACCATTTTGAGGAGTTAAAAGTCCGCTATGCAAATCATCCTAACCCTCATTTTCGCCATAATGTCAATCTGGCATGGATGAAGCTTGATAAGTACTATGCATTGACAGACAATTCGCCAGTCTATGTGGCCGGTGTTGTTTTCCATCCCCGCATGAAATGGGGTTTCATTGAGAAACACTGGTCAGATAAGCCCGATTGGCGTGATCGGGCAAAAGTGGCCGTTCGAAATCTCTGGGAGGCTGAATATAAAAACATCCCCCTTCCCACTCCATCAGAGCCTCCACCTACGGAGCACAAAGTTGCGTACACATCAGGTCTGAATGACTTCCTAAATGATCTGATCGGCCCTCCAGCCCCAGCGTCTGACGTTGATGACGAATACGAAGAATACTGCAATCGGAAGGATCCTGAAGACTTGAATTGCAACGACCCTTTCAAGTATTGGCTTACGAAACGCGCAATTTGGCCACGCTTATCACGAATGGCTCTGGACATAATATCAATCCCCTGTATGTCCGACGAGCCGGAAAGGATTTTCAGTTTGGCTGGCCTACTTACGCCCTCCATGAGAGCCCGGCTTGGGTCAGATTTTATTGGCGCTTCTCTGTGCTTGGCGGATTGGGACAAGAGGGGCGTGGTGAATATTTTAGGTTGA